A genomic region of Arachis stenosperma cultivar V10309 chromosome 9, arast.V10309.gnm1.PFL2, whole genome shotgun sequence contains the following coding sequences:
- the LOC130949987 gene encoding AT-hook motif nuclear-localized protein 20-like, with product MRIEAAWKKNLARKLANPWWTGTQVGLSGVDPGNHSPGLSSKGHTDRAPTVEDEDNRDNGSDEPREGAVEVGTRRPRGRPPGSKNKPKPPIFVTRDSPNALRSHVMEIAGGADVAESVAQFARRRQRGVCVLSGSGSVANVTIRQPTAPGAVVLHGRFEILSLTGAFLPGPAPPGSTGLTVYLAGGQGQVIGGSVVGSLVAVGPVMVIAATFANATYERLPLDEEDEGPSGGGGGGSSGGTGGGAGGGGSPPPQPLPGIGGSGGHHSLHAGGGLPDPTSLPLYNMPPNLMPNGGQVGHEAYPWPHGRPPY from the exons ATGAGAATTGAAGCTGCTTGG AAAAAAAACCTAGCTAGAAAGCTGGCTAATCCTTGGTGGACCGGAACCCAGGTGGGGTTATCTGGGGTTGACCCAGGAAACCATTCACCTGGCTTAAGCAGCAAGGGGCACACcgacagagcccccacagttgAAGATGAAGATAATAGGGATAACGGATCAGATGAACCAAGAGAAGGTGCAGTCGAAGTTGGAACCCGAAGACCCAGAGGTAGGCCTCCGGGTTCCAAGAACAAGCCTAAACCACCCATCTTCGTCACAAGGGATAGCCCCAATGCCCTCCGGAGCCACGTCATGGAGATAGCAGGTGGTGCTGACGTGGCGGAGAGCGTCGCGCAGTTCGCCAGGAGGCGACAACGCGGAGTTTGTGTGCTCAGTGGGAGTGGATCGGTTGCCAATGTTACCATCCGACAACCTACGGCGCCAGGCGCGGTAGTCCTTCATGGAAGGTTCGAGATCTTATCTTTAACAGGAGCGTTTTTACCTGGCCCTGCCCCTCCTGGGTCCACGGGTTTAACCGTGTACCTGGCCGGCGGACAAGGTCAGGTTATTGGAGGGAGTGTTGTTGGGTCACTCGTGGCTGTTGGGCCTGTTATGGTCATTGCGGCCACATTTGCTAATGCTACCTATGAGAGGCTCCCACTTGATGAGGAAGATGAAGGGCCTagcggtggtggtggtggtggtagcaGTGGTGGTACTGGAGGAGGTGCAGGTGGTGGTGGATCTCCACCACCACAGCCTCTTCCAGGGATCGGAGGTAGTGGAGGCCATCATTCGCTACACGCGGGTGGTGGCCTTCCCGATCCAACATCACTCCCTTTGTATAACATGCCACCTAATTTGATGCCTAATGGAGGGCAGGTAGGGCATGAGGCTTATCCTTGGCCTCATGGACGACCACCTTATTGA